Proteins from a genomic interval of Medicago truncatula cultivar Jemalong A17 chromosome 3, MtrunA17r5.0-ANR, whole genome shotgun sequence:
- the LOC25489107 gene encoding F-box/kelch-repeat protein At3g23880, producing MKKTATAKRQQPTTKLIGTLRSLLRSLFNSSDPSRLPDLPLELVAEILCRLPVKLLLQLRCLSKSFNNLISDPNFAKKHLRLSTTSRNLILTYFDDTIDRKPTLVFYRLHSIFHRSRSIFNSVTVKPTQLHYLFDPLYSIIVGSCNGILCLDKNDFEMVEQSDVILWNPSVGKFKILPSFKIQGECGLVKYGFGYDHVKDVYKIVAVFSYYCCNEVFKTQGMVHTLGTNSWRTIQWELPLPCSCESLIYVSGALNWLCKDNRNHSVVFFDLVIESYRRLLLPNYGGEYLDKVNLGVSRGCLCTLHVVPVFLVFG from the coding sequence ATGAAGAAAACAGCCACCGCCAAGAGGCAGCAACCGACTACCAAATTGATCGGAACCCTAAGATCACTCTTACGTTCACTCTTCAACTCTTCTGACCCATCGCGGCTGCCGGATCTCCCGCTCGAATTGGTGGCAGAGATTCTATGCAGACTTCCTGTCAAGCTCCTCCTACAACTTCGATGCCTTAGTAAGTCCTTCAATAACCTGATTTCTGATCCCAATTTCGCTAAGAAACACCTTCGCTTATCAACCACCAGCCGCAACCTCATCTTAACCTACTTTGATGATACTATTGATAGGAAGCCAACACTAGTCTTTTACCGGCTTCACTCCATTTTTCACCGAAGTCGCTCCATTTTTAACTCTGTAACGGTTAAACCCACCCAACTACACTATCTTTTTGACCCACTATACAGTATTATCGTTGGCTCTTGCAATGGAATCCTATGTTTGGATAAGAATGACTTCGAAATGGTTGAACAAAGCGATGTCATTTTGTGGAACCCTTCTGTtggaaaattcaaaatattgccttcttttaaaattcaaggaGAATGTGGTTTAGTTAAATATGGCTTTGGCTACGATCATGTGAAGGATGTTTACAAGATCGTTGCTGTTTTTTCCTATTATTGTTGTAATGAGGTTTTCAAAACTCAAGGCATGGTTCATACTTTGGGTACTAATTCATGGAGAACAATTCAATGGGAGTTACCTCTTCCATGTTCTTGTGAATCACTCATATATGTGAGTGGCGCGCTTAATTGGTTATGTAAGGATAATCGTAATCACAGCgttgttttctttgatttggtGATTGAGTCGTATAGAAGACTTTTGCTGCCTAATTATGGAGGGGAATATTTGGATAAGGTGAATTTGGGTGTTTCAAGGGGCTGTTTGTGTACATTGCATGTAGTCCCGGTTTTTCTAGTGTTTGGCTGA
- the LOC25489106 gene encoding F-box/kelch-repeat protein At3g23880 — protein MGTLRSLFNSFHPSRLPDLPLELVAEILCRLPVKLLLQLRCLSKSFNTLISDPNFAKKHLRLSITRRNLILTYFDDTYDMKSTLIFYRLHSIFHPLRSIFNSVTVKPTQLHYPFDPLYNNIVGSCNGILCLDKKDSNIVKQSNVILWNPSIRKSKILPSFKIQGECGFVKYGFGYDHVNDVYKVVAVFSYYCGNEGFKTQGMVHTLGTNSWRMIHGELPLPRYRRLLQPNYGGEYVHKVNLGVLRDCLCILACSPRVYSVWLMKEYGNEESWIKLFRIPEKKGLIYYSYVKPLWISNNGQVLIDYASWRRTNLAVYDFKNGTFKKPLMQDFNGSMTYEVCSESLISPCF, from the exons ATGGGAACTCTTAGATCACTCTTCAACTCTTTCCACCCATCGCGGCTGCCGGATCTCCCGCTCGAATTGGTGGCAGAGATTCTATGCAGACTTCCTGTCAAGCTCCTCCTACAACTTCGATGTCTCAGTAAGTCCTTCAATACCCTAATCTCTGATCCCAATTTCGCAAAGAAACACCTTCGCTTATCAATCACCCGCCGCAACCTCATCTTAACCTACTTTGATGATACTTATGATATGAAGTCAACGCTAATCTTTTACCGGCTTCACTCCATTTTTCACCCGCTTCGCTCCATTTTTAACTCTGTAACAGTTAAACCGACCCAACTACACTATCCTTTTGATCCACTATACAATAATATCGTTGGCTCTTGCAATGGAATCCTATGTTTGGATAAGAAAGACTCCAATATTGTTAAACAAAGCAATGTCATTTTGTGGAACCCTTCCATTAGAAAATCCAAAATATTGCCTtcttttaaaattcaaggaGAATGTGGTTTTGTTAAATATGGCTTTGGCTACGATCATGTGAATGATGTTTACAAGGTGGTTGCTGTTTTTTCCTATTATTGTGGTAATGAGGGTTTCAAAACTCAAGGAATGGTTCATACTTTGGGTACTAATTCATGGAGAATGATTCATGGGGAGTTACCTCTTCCACGT TATAGAAGACTTTTGCAGCCTAATTATGGAGGGGAATATGTGCATAAGGTGAACTTGGGTGTTTTGAGGGATTGTTTGTGTATCCTTGCATGTAGTCCTAGGGTTTATAGTGTTTGGCTAATGAAAGAATATGGAAATGAAGAGTCTTGGATTAAATTGTTTCGTATTCCTGAAAAGAAAGGTCTTATCTATTACTCATATGTCAAGCCACTATGGATTTCTAACAATGGCCAAGTGCTAATCGATTATGCGTCATGGAGGAGAACAAATTTGGCCGTTTATGACTTCAAAAATGGTACTTTTAAGAAACCCTTGATGCAAGACTTCAATGGTTCGATGACCTATGAAGTTTGTAGTGAGAGTCTGATATCACCTTGTTTCTAA
- the LOC25489110 gene encoding DNA-directed RNA polymerase V subunit 5A, which translates to MAMNENGNETRSECLVRMCNEESDIETIHYFECRKTLMEMLHDRGYNVSESDLTLFLSIVNVSVNFLNLKPLVFVFLFSLTPLSRNGKLSIKLNDLLVNVTKHVLQPKYEVLTANEKQNLLKYKVEEKQLPHMLRTDAIASYYGLEKGQVVKISHSGEMFNS; encoded by the exons atggcGATGAATGAAAACGGAAACGAAACAAGAAGTGAATGTTTGGTGCGTATGTGCAATGAAGAAAGCGACATTGAGACTATTCATTACTTTGAATGCAGAAAGACTCTGATGGAGATGCTTCATGATAGAGGCTACAATGTCTCTGAATCTGATCTCACTCTCTTTCTGAGTATCGTTAACGTTTCGGTGAATTTCCTAAACCTGAAACCCTTGGTGTTtgtgtttctcttctctctaacccctTTATCAAG AAATGGAAAACTGTCCATAAAATTGAATGACTTGCTGGTCAATGTGACAAAGCATGTGCTGCAGCCAAAGTATGAGGTTCTGACTGCTAATGAGAAGCAAAATCTGCTCAAGTATAAGGTCGAAGAGAAACAGCTACCTCACATGCTAAGAACTGATGCCATTGCTAGCTACTATGGACTGGAAAAAGGACAAGTCGTCAAGATCTCTCACAGTGGTGAGATGTTTAATTCTTAG
- the LOC25489109 gene encoding cytochrome b561 and DOMON domain-containing protein At5g47530 translates to MASIPKLLLLLTLFTSFINLTTSLPCNSYTFPNNLNFARCSDLPVLDSSLYWNYNPKTSVIDVAFKKINVKDSSWIAWAINPNSNGMIGSQALIGHRNFDGSFKVYTSQITSYQTMLQEGNISLPVYNISGMYLDGSMMIFASLELPKNVSLVNHVWQEGSVSSDGRLRSHALTGANVQSFGTLDFQSGNIISHSFGGKLMSKIKLRIVHAIFNVISWGTLMPIGVIMARHLKRFEGPTGSTWFQLHRACQSIALLLGTVGFATGLYMGNQPGIHNTPHKCVGITLMTLALVQVFVAILLRPKKDHKYRIWWNIFHFLVGYTTIILAIWNVFKGFDILGGNIMFKIIYACVIGCLVLIGLSLEVVAWIMWLWNKKSKELGV, encoded by the exons ATGGCTTCGATTCCAAAACTTCTTTTGCTTCTCACCCTGTTCACATCGTTCATCAACCTTACAACCTCACTACCATGCAACTCGTACACTTTTCCAAATAACCTTAACTTTGCAAGATGCAGTGACCTACCCGTTTTAGATTCCTCTCTTTATTGGAACTACAATCCAAAAACTAGTGTTATCGATGTTGCATTCAAGAAAATTAATGTAAAGGATTCTAGTTGGATTGCTTGGGCCATAAACCCTAATTCGAATGGCATGATAGGATCGCAAGCTCTAATCGGTCATCGAAACTTTGATGGAAGTTTCAAAGTCTATACTTCACAAATAACAAGTTACCAAACTATGTTACAAGAGGGTAACATTAGTCTTCCAGTTTATAATATTTCAGGAATGTACCTAGATGGAAGCATGATGATATTTGCAAGTTTGGAACTTCCTAAAAACGTCAGTTTGGTTAATCATGTTTGGCAAGAAGGATCAGTTTCTAGTGATGGAAGATTGAGATCTCATGCTTTGACTGGAGCAAATGTTCAAAGTTTTGGAACTTTGGATTTTCAATCTGGAAATATTATCTCCCATAGTTTTGGTGGAAAATTGATGTCAAAAATCAAACTAAGAATC GTACATGCAATTTTTAATGTTATAAGTTGGGGAACACTAATGCCAATTGGAGTAATAATGGCTCGTCACTTGAAGAGATTTGAAGGACCAACAGGATCAACATGGTTTCAATTGCATAGAGCATGTCAATCTATAGCATTATTATTGGGCACTGTTGGTTTTGCCACTGGTTTATATATGGGAAACCAACCAGGAATtcataacacaccacataaatgtGTTGGAATCACTCTAATGACTTTGGCACTTGTTCAAGTTTTTGTTGCAATTCTTCTTAGACCAAAGAAAGATCACAAGTATAGAATATGGTGgaacatttttcatttcttagtTGGTTACACAACCATTATCTTAGCTATATGGAACGTCTTCAAAGGCTTTGACATCTTGGGGGGAAATATCATGTTTAAAATTATCTATGCTTGTGTAATTGGATGTTTGGTTTTGATTGGTTTGAGTTTAGAAGTTGTTGCTTGGATTATGTGGCTATGGAACAAGAAGAGCAAAGAACTTGGAGTATAG
- the LOC25489108 gene encoding uncharacterized protein: MSSVGILFKMSIDDPCFVEWKEHFVSQERGHRIVHYYLKDSAGESFLAVVGTERSVRHMCYVIAEEFLEICGMEIPPGFKWRSRREVVDWLTSMLSKQHLEEDRSVWPVHNLALAHKIANGSVKEVSAQMVDDKDIPKSNSKLSNSDIVWSGLAWTCGKQLKHYPAFCRNGIQIGIQSFVFVMGNGENHYVAYLEDMYEDRRGQKKVKVRWFHHNQEVKGAIPVRNTHPREVFITSYSQVISAECVDGPAAVLTREHFEKCTPYFSPSSTDRIHLCFRQLKGNKVKPFDLSKLRGYYTQPALSSLRVDTIHNTESHSNSLTGEDEDLDVGDDAKRGAKRSRSVTNGREGVRKLIRSNPMMGYQTFQVVNYARPDRRLLSLKKVDCKPWFNPTYKVDDKIEVLSQDSGIRGCWFRCTIVQVARKQLKVQYDDVQDEDGSGNLEEWIPAFKLAKPDKLEMRQPGRSTIRPAPPLEEQELIVEVGTAVDAWWSDGWWEGVITTIDNCGDDNVQVYFPGESLQMTVHKKDLRISRDWLGGTWVNIKAKPDITPTILTSISFNTNLTLSPSLEKDADSVGFANSCHEVPAEKSNKPDIVEEKLVCCGVAENGVCVQDDKPPSEKSTQVGDIEDDGGNNDNGESGDNKNVNNENSDAKVIRTSSVECKSVELMEVTV, encoded by the exons ATGTCTAGTGTTGGTATTCTCTTTAAGATGTCGATAGACGATCCGTGTTTTGTGGAATGGAAAGAGCATTTTGTTTCACAAGAGCGTGGCCATCGTATAGTTCACTATTACCTAAAGGACTCTGCTGGGGAGTCCTTTCTTGCAGTTGTCGGCACTGAGAGGAGTGTTAGACACATGTGCTATGTTATTGCAGAGGAGTTCTTGGAAATTTGTGGAATGGAAATTCCACCTGGTTTCAAATGGAGATCTAGAAGAGAGGTGGTTGATTGGCTGACCTCGATGTTATCAAAGCAGCATCTGGAGGAAGATAGAAGTG TATGGCCTGTTCATAATTTGGCACTAGCTCACAAGATCGCAAATGGCAGTGTCAAAGAAGTTAGTGCACAAATGGTGGATGACAAG GATATTCCAAAGAGTAACTCCAAATTATCCAATTCAGACATCGTTTGGTCAGGACTTGCGTGGACATGTGGCAAACAACTCAAACATTATCCTGCTTTTTGCAGAAATGGGATCCAAATTGGG ATTCAATCCTTTGTTTTTGTCATGGGCAATGGAGAGAACCATTATGTTGCTTATTTAGAGGATATGTATGAAGATAGGAGGGGACAGAAAAAGGTTAAAGTAAGGTGGTTTCACCACAATCAGGAAGTCAAAGGTGCAATTCCTGTACGAAATACTCACCCACGGGAGGTTTTCATCACATCATATTCTCAAGTCATCAGTGCAGAGTGTGTTGATGGACCTGCCGCAGTCTTAACTCGGGAACACTTCGAAAAATGCACACCTTATTTTTCCCCCTCTTCAACAGACAGAATACATTTGTGCTTTAGGCAATTAAAAGGCAACAAAGTCAAGCCCTTTGACTTAAGCAAACTGCGTGGCTACTACACTCAGCCAGCTCTTTCTTCCTTGCGCGTTGATACTATCCACAACACCGAGTCTCACAGCAACAGCCTcacaggagaagatgaagatttggaTGTTGGTGATGATGCAAAGCGGGGAGCCAAGAGGAGTAGAAGTGTTACTAATGGTCGAGAAGGGGTTAGGAAGTTGATTAGGAGTAATCCAATGATGGGATACCAAACTTTCCAAGTTGTAAATTATGCAAGGCCGGATAGGAGATTGCTTTCTCTGAAAAAGGTTGATTGTAAGCCTTGGTTTAATCCCACATACAAGGTTGATGACAAGATAGAGGTACTCTCTCAAGATAGTGGTATCCGAGGCTGCTGGTTCAGGTGTACAATTGTACAGGTAGCTCGGAAACAATTGAAAGTCCAATATGATGATGTTCAAGATGAAGATGGAAGTGGAAATCTTGAG GAGTGGATCCCTGCTTTTAAGTTGGCCAAGCCTGATAAACTTGAGATGAGACAACCTGGACGATCGACCATCAGACCAGCTCCACCTCTTGAAGAACAAGAATTGATTGTCGAGGTTGGAACTGCCGTCGATGCATGGTGGAGTGATGGATGGTGGGAGGGGGTTATAACTACAATTGACAACTGTGGTGATGACAATGTTCAAGTTTACTTTCCTG GTGAAAGCTTGCAAATGACAGTACATAAGAAGGACTTAAGAATATCTAGAGATTGGTTAGGCGGCACGTGGGTCAATATAAAGGCAAAGCCTGATATAACCCCAACTATATTAACTTCTATTAGCTTTAACACAAACCTCACTTTGTCTCCATCTTTGGAAAAAGATGCAGACTCGGTTGGTTTTGCTAATTCATGTCATGAAGTTCCTGCTGAGAAGTCTAATAAACCTGATATTGTTGAAGAGAAACTTGTATGTTGTGGTGTTGCTGAAAATGGGGTTTGTGTCCAAGATGATAAACCTCCTTCAGAAAAAAGTACCCAAGTTGGTGATATTGAAGATGATGGTGGTAACAATGACAACGGTGAGAGTGGTGATAACAAGAATGTTAATAATGAGAATAGCGATGCAAAGGTGATTCGGACTTCGAGTGTTGAGTGTAAAAGTGTAGAACTAATGGAAGTTACtgtataa
- the LOC25489111 gene encoding leucine--tRNA ligase, cytoplasmic, with amino-acid sequence MFISKTPSHLTQRCKRYLASKFIHIRGTSSGEMASETSRSFVRRDRLREIESKVQKWWEEKQVFKSEPGNKPPQEGEKFFGNFPFPYMNGYLHLGHAFSLSKLEFAAAFHRLRGANVLLPFAFHCTGMPIKASADKLAREIQQFGNPPVFPEEIDELENLTVVDKDKNAGGNDENENAVAGKFKGKKSKVAAKSGGQVYQWEIMRSVGISDAEISEFQDPYKWLSYFPPLAVDDLKAFGFGCDWRRSFITTDMNPYFDAFVRWHMRKLKASGKVVKDVRYTVFSPLDGQPCADHDRASGEGVQPQEYTIIKMEVVSPFPEKFKVLEGKKVFLAAATLRPETMYGQTNAWVLPDGKYGAFEINETEVFVVAHRAALNLAYQNHSRVPQKPTCLLELTGQDLIGLPVKSPLSLNEIIYVLPMLSILMDKGTGVVTSVPSDSPDDYMALQDLKSKAAFRAKFGVKDEWVLPFEVLPIIEVPPFGNKCAETVCLQMKIKSQNEKDKLAEAKKQTYLKGFTDGTMIVGEFKDKKVQEAKPLIRSKLLETGEAIVYSEPEKRVMSRSGDECVVALTDQWYITYGESEWKQLTDECLSNMSLYHDETRHGFEHTLGWLNQWACSRSFGLGTRIPWDEQFLVESLSDSTIYMAYYTIAHYLQNNDMYGTSESSIKPQQLTDDVWDYIFCGGPFPKSTDISSSVLEKMKLEFEYWYPFDLRVSGKDLIQNHLTFCLYNHTAIFPKRHWPRGYRCNGHLMLNSEKMSKSTGNFRTIRQAIEEFSADATRFSLADAGDGVDDANFVFETANAAILRLTKELTWFEETLDAESSMRTGPPSIYADRVFANEINIAVKTTEQNYSNYMFREALKTGFYDLQAARDEYRLSCGASGFNRDLVRRFMDVQTRLLAPICPHYAEFIWREILKKDGFVVKAGWPTADAPDLTLKSANKYLQDSIVLIRKLLQKQLSGSKKGNKKGAPVVVPTEIKFTCLVYVNEQFDGWKAECLKILQNSFNEDSRTFAPDSEIMAALQQSSVGQSSDFKRTQKLCMPFLRFKKDEAIALGAQALNLRLPFGEIEVLRENLDSIKRQIGSKEVVDVEILSAADADSLAKAGSHASLLRDNPPSPGSPTAVFLPM; translated from the exons ATGTTCATTTCCAAAACCCCATCGCATCTCACTCAAAG GTGTAAAAGATATCTAGCTTCCAAATTCATTCACATTCGCGGAACAAGTAGCGGCGAAATGGCGTCGGAAACTTCAAGAAGCTTCGTTCGTCGCGATCGTCTTCGTGAAATCGAATCAAAAGTTCAAAAATGGTGGGAAGAGAAACAAGTTTTCAAATCTGAACCCGGTAACAAACCACCTCAAGAAGGTGAAAAATTCTTCGGGAATTTCCCTTTTCCTTATATGAACGGTTACTTACATTTAGGTCATGCTTTTTCGCTTTCCAAACTTGAATTTGCTGCGGCGTTTCATCGTCTTCGCGGCGCGAATGTTCTTTTGCCATTTGCTTTTCATTGTACTGGTATGCCTATTAAGGCTTCTGCTGATAAGCTTGCTAGAGAGATTCAACAGTTTGGTAATCCTCCGGTTTTTCCCGAGGAAATTGATGAATTAGAGAATTTAACTGTTGTTGATAAGGATAAAAATGCTGgtggaaatgatgaaaatgaaaatgctgTTGCTGGGAAATTTAAAGGGAAGAAATCAAAAGTTGCTGCGAAATCGGGTGGGCAGGTTTATCAATGGGAGATTATGAGGAGTGTTGGTATATCTGATGCTGAGATTTCGGAGTTTCAGGATCCTTATAAGTGGTTGTCTTATTTTCCGCCGTTGGCTGTCGATGATCTTAAGGCTTTTGGGTTTGGTTGTGATTGGAGAAGGTCGTTTATTACGACAGATATGAATCCTTATTTTGATGCTTTTGTTAGGTGGCATATGAGGAAGTTGAAGGCGTCTGGTAAGGTTGTTAAGGATGTTAGGTATACAGTTTTTTCGCCATTGGATGGACAGCCTTGTGCGGATCATGATAGGGCTAGTGGTGAAGGTGTTCAGCCGCAAGAGTATACGATTATTAAGATGGAGGTGGTTTCTCCTTTTCCTGAGAAGTTTAAGGTTTTGGAGGGAAAGAAGGTTTTTCTTGCTGCGGCGACGTTGAGGCCTGAGACTATGTATGGTCAAACAAATGCTTGGGTGTTGCCTGATGGGAAATATGGGGCTTTTGAGATTAATGAAACGGAGGTGTTTGTTGTAGCGCATAGGGCAGCGCTTAATCTTGCTTACCAAAATCACTCTAGGGTACCTCAGAAACCGACTTGTTTGCTTGAGCTTACGGGTCAGGATTTGATCGGGCTTCCTGTGAAATCTCCTCTTTCCTTGAATGAGATTATATATGTGCTTCCTATGTTGTCTATTTTGATGGATAAAGGTACCGGAGTGGTGACCAGTGTGCCTAGTGACTCTCCTGATGATTACATGGCGTTGCAGGATCTGAAGTCCAAAGCGGCGTTTAGGGCGAAGTTTGGTGTCAAGGATGAATGGGTGTTGCCGTTTGAGGTTTTGCCGATCATTGAAGTTCCGCCATTTGGAAACAAGTGCGCAGAGACAGTTTGCCTGCAGATGAAAATCAAATCTCAGAATGAGAAAGACAAGCTTGCAGAAGCCAAGAAACAAACATACTTGAAAGGATTCACTGACGGAACTATGATTGTCGGAGAATTTAAAGATAAGAAAGTTCAGGAAGCTAAGCCCTTGATTAGGAGCAAGCTTTTGGAAACAG GTGAGGCAATTGTGTACAGTGAGCCAGAGAAGAGGGTGATGTCTAGATCTGGTGATGAATGTGTTGTAGCTCTGACAGATCAGTGGTACATTACATATGGGGAGTCAGAATGGAAGCAGTTAACTGATGAATGCCTGTCTAACATGAGCCTGTATCATGATGAGACGCGACATGGTTTTGAGCATACTTTGGGCTGGTTGAATCAGTGGGCTTGCTCACGTTCATTTGGTCTTGGCACACGTATACCATGGGATGAACAGTTCCTAGTCGAGTCTCTATCGGACTCGACCATTTACATGGCTTATTACACTATTGCACACTATTTGCAGAACAATGACATGTATGGAACCAGTGAATCATCTATCAAACCTCAGCAACTGACTGATGATGTCTGGGATTATATTTTCTGTGGTGGACCTTTCCCCAAGTCCACTGATATTTCATCATCGGTTTTAGAAAAAATGAAGCTTGAGTTTGAGTACTGGTATCCATTTGATCTTCGGGTGTCTGGTAAAGATCTCATCCAAAATCATCTTACTTTTTGCCTTTACAACCACACTGCAATTTTCCCCAAGCGTCACTGGCCTCGTGGGTATAGATGCAATGGCCACTTAATGCTCAATTCTGAGAAAATGTCCAAGTCTACTGGAAATTTCAGAACTATTCGTCAGGCAATTGAGGAGTTTTCTGCTGATGCCACACGCTTCTCTTTGGCTGATGCTGGTGATGGTGTTGATGATGCCAATTTTGTGTTTGAGACAGCAAATGCGGCAATTCTCAGGCTCACCAAAGAGCTTACATGGTTTGAAGAGACTCTGGATGCAGAATCTTCTATGAGAACAGGTCCACCGTCTATCTATGCTGATCGTGTGTTTGCCAATGAAATTAACATTGCCGTCAAAACAACTGAGCAAAATTACTCCAACTATATGTTTCGAGAAGCACTAAAGACTGGCTTTTATGATCTTCAGGCTGCTAGGGATGAGTATAGATTGTCATGTGGGGCTAGTGGGTTCAATCGTGATTTGGTGCGGCGTTTTATGGATGTGCAGACACGTCTTCTAGCACCTATCTGTCCGCATTATGCAGAGTTTATTTGGagagagattttgaagaaggaTGGTTTTGTGGTGAAGGCAGGTTGGCCAACAGCAGATGCTCCTGACCTTACACTAAAGAGTGCCAACAAATATCTACAGGATTCTATTGTTCTGATAAGGAAGTTGCTTCAGAAGCAACTTTCAGGCTCAAAGAAAGGAAATAAGAAAGGCGCTCCTGTTGTAGTGCCAACAGAAATCAAGTTCACATGCTTGGTATATGTAAATGAACAATTTGATGGTTGGAAAGCTGAGTGCCTTAAGATTCTCCAGAACAGCTTTAACGAAGATTCTCGAACTTTTGCTCCAGATTCAGAAATTATGGCGGCTTTACAACAGAGTTCTGTAGGTCAATCTTCTGATTTTAAACGAACTCAAAAGTTATGTATGCCTTTCTTAAGGTTTAAGAAGGATGAGGCGATTGCACTCGGGGCTCAAGCCCTGAATTTGAGACTGCCATTTGGTGAAATTGAGGTTCTTCGGGAAAACTTGGACTCGATCAAGAGACAGATAGGTTCAAAAGAGGTGGTCGATGTGGAAATTTTATCTGCAGCTGATGCTGATTCTTTGGCTAAAGCTGGATCTCATGCATCTCTACTAAGAGACAATCCTCCATCCCCTGGAAGTCCTACTGCCGTCTTCTTACCCATGTAG